A single genomic interval of Candidatus Bipolaricaulis anaerobius harbors:
- a CDS encoding ComEA family DNA-binding protein: MSSGSRSSSRRPPAEPRFWAAAALVFALLVWAGLRLIPPPSPVPPRLEPVDIPAVVIPIEFKLPGKININTASAADLEKLPGIGPALAARIVAYREEHGPFAQVDDLTRVPGIGPKTLDGFRDLVTVGEE, translated from the coding sequence GTGTCCAGCGGATCAAGGAGCTCCTCCCGTAGGCCTCCCGCGGAGCCGCGGTTCTGGGCGGCGGCCGCCCTCGTGTTCGCCCTCCTCGTGTGGGCGGGCCTGCGCCTCATCCCTCCCCCCTCTCCCGTTCCGCCCCGCCTTGAACCGGTGGACATCCCAGCAGTCGTCATCCCGATCGAGTTCAAGCTCCCGGGGAAGATCAACATCAACACGGCCTCCGCCGCGGACCTCGAGAAGCTCCCCGGGATCGGCCCCGCCCTCGCGGCGCGCATCGTCGCCTACCGGGAGGAGCACGGCCCGTTCGCACAGGTGGATGACCTGACCCGCGTACCGGGGATCGGTCCCAAAACCCTCGACGGGTTCCGCGACCTCGTCACCGTCGGCGAGGAATGA
- the acs gene encoding acetate--CoA ligase, protein MKEATLNGVQWVVPDPKRENWYWPSEALKVHAWASDAKIYAQAAADPIAFWSQQADQLTWSKQWTKAYEDEPFAYRWFVGGKLNLSYNSLDRHVAAGKGGKTALIWEPEPVDEPSRIFTYQELLAEVSRFANALKALGVRKGDRVGIYLPMIPEAVIAMQAVVRIGAVHTVVFSAFSPESLRDRLLDCGAKVLITADGYYRRGKKIPLKQQADQALTGTSVEKVVVVRRAGNEIPMQKGRDVWYHESVAGQSTHFPPEEMDAEDLSFILYTSGTTGKPKGVMHTTGGYAVQVYATSKLDFNLHEDDIHFCTADVGWITGHSYINYGPLMNGVATLVYEGTPDAPDFGRMWQIIAKHKVTVYYTAPTAIRMHVKWGEEWPAKHDLSSLRVLGTVGEPINEEAWHWYFEHIGGKRCPIIDTWWQTETGATCVQALPGIGPFIPTVAGRPFPGIRAKIVDAGGVPVKTGDGGYLVMEPPFPPALLRGLYGDSEKFRATYFGEFGPRLYFTKDGARMDEMGNIRITGRVDDVMNVAGHRLATAEVEDALAQHPLVTEVAVVSKPDEVKGEVPVAFVLLKKGVHPSEDLKKDLIKTVDQHIGPTARPAAIYFTEDVPKTRSGKIMRRILKALVRNEPIGDLTTLRNPECVEDLQKAVGYKA, encoded by the coding sequence GTGAAGGAAGCGACGTTGAACGGAGTGCAGTGGGTCGTCCCCGACCCCAAGCGCGAGAACTGGTACTGGCCGAGTGAGGCCCTGAAGGTGCATGCCTGGGCATCGGATGCGAAGATCTACGCCCAGGCGGCAGCGGATCCGATTGCGTTCTGGTCCCAGCAAGCCGACCAGCTCACGTGGTCCAAACAGTGGACGAAGGCCTACGAGGATGAGCCCTTCGCCTATCGGTGGTTCGTGGGCGGAAAGCTTAACCTGTCCTACAACTCGCTCGACCGCCACGTCGCAGCGGGGAAGGGGGGGAAGACCGCCCTCATCTGGGAGCCAGAGCCAGTGGACGAGCCCAGCCGAATTTTCACCTACCAGGAGCTCCTCGCCGAGGTGTCCCGGTTCGCCAACGCCCTCAAGGCGCTCGGGGTCCGGAAGGGGGATCGGGTGGGGATCTACCTCCCGATGATCCCGGAGGCCGTGATCGCGATGCAGGCCGTGGTGAGGATCGGCGCCGTGCACACGGTCGTGTTCTCGGCGTTCTCGCCGGAGTCGCTCCGGGACCGGCTCCTCGACTGCGGGGCGAAGGTCCTCATCACCGCGGATGGCTACTACCGCCGTGGCAAGAAGATCCCGCTCAAGCAGCAGGCGGACCAAGCTCTGACCGGCACCTCAGTGGAGAAGGTGGTCGTCGTCCGCCGGGCAGGGAACGAGATCCCGATGCAGAAGGGGCGCGACGTGTGGTACCACGAATCCGTCGCCGGGCAGTCCACGCACTTCCCGCCGGAGGAGATGGACGCCGAGGACCTGTCCTTCATCCTCTACACGTCGGGCACGACGGGGAAACCTAAAGGGGTAATGCACACCACCGGTGGGTACGCGGTCCAGGTCTATGCAACGTCCAAGTTGGATTTCAACCTGCACGAGGACGACATCCACTTCTGCACCGCTGACGTGGGGTGGATCACCGGGCACTCCTACATCAACTACGGCCCGCTCATGAACGGGGTAGCGACGCTCGTCTACGAGGGGACGCCCGATGCCCCGGACTTCGGCCGGATGTGGCAGATCATCGCCAAGCACAAGGTGACGGTGTACTACACCGCGCCGACCGCGATCCGGATGCACGTCAAGTGGGGCGAGGAGTGGCCAGCCAAGCACGACCTCTCCTCCCTGCGGGTCCTGGGGACGGTCGGGGAGCCGATCAACGAGGAGGCATGGCACTGGTACTTCGAGCACATCGGGGGCAAGCGGTGCCCGATCATCGACACGTGGTGGCAGACCGAGACCGGGGCGACCTGTGTCCAGGCCCTGCCCGGCATCGGCCCCTTCATCCCCACTGTGGCCGGCCGCCCCTTCCCGGGGATCCGGGCGAAGATCGTGGACGCGGGCGGGGTCCCCGTGAAGACGGGCGATGGCGGCTATCTTGTGATGGAGCCGCCGTTTCCGCCGGCCCTGCTGCGGGGACTGTACGGGGACAGCGAGAAGTTCCGCGCCACGTACTTCGGCGAGTTCGGCCCCCGGCTCTACTTCACCAAGGACGGAGCGCGGATGGACGAGATGGGGAACATCCGCATCACGGGCCGGGTGGACGACGTGATGAACGTCGCTGGCCACCGGCTGGCGACGGCCGAGGTCGAGGACGCGCTCGCCCAACACCCGCTCGTGACCGAGGTCGCCGTGGTCTCCAAGCCCGACGAGGTGAAGGGCGAGGTCCCGGTGGCGTTCGTCCTCCTCAAGAAGGGTGTCCATCCATCGGAGGACCTGAAGAAGGATCTCATCAAAACGGTGGATCAGCACATCGGGCCCACGGCACGGCCAGCGGCGATCTACTTCACGGAAGACGTGCCGAAGACCCGCTCCGGGAAGATCATGCGCCGGATCCTGAAGGCGCTCGTCCGCAACGAGCCGATCGGTGACCTGACCACGTTGCGGAACCCGGAGTGCGTCGAGGACCTCCAGAAAGCCGTGGGGTACAAGGCGTAG
- a CDS encoding ABC transporter permease, with product MGIRNIIAKEVRELLTPQTLIPIVVVAVIFAMMGGVVGDIGEEVTQRPVIGVVDQDEGPLSQIATTVLGATARVVHSGTDVGEGLGRTEEGGGVALLVFPQDFSEKILGGEPGTIEIHWIMRGLGMMDFISSAPVEGAISAVNQAITAALLEGSIPLNPEVILNPTTRTDTTLVKGKTIAGVSPTAISNTLMSQSIMIPLLVMMLMMMAGSTVISSMGLEKESKTLETLLTMPVSRSSIVTGKIVGSALVGLVMALIYMLGFSFYMRSFQMGAIDLGQYGLALGLLDYVLVGGSLFLALLAGLALCIVLGTFARDYRSAQTLLFPITAMAMIPMFLIMFKDFATVSLGLQAVLFVIPFSHPMMAIRALMFDEYPLVLGGIAYSAVFSAVVIAVAVRIFKSDRLLTGGEKSRRAARARCRTP from the coding sequence ATGGGCATCCGCAACATCATAGCTAAGGAGGTCCGGGAACTCCTCACCCCCCAGACCCTGATCCCGATCGTGGTCGTAGCCGTCATCTTCGCCATGATGGGGGGCGTGGTCGGGGACATCGGGGAAGAGGTCACTCAGAGGCCAGTGATCGGGGTTGTGGACCAGGACGAGGGACCTCTCTCCCAGATCGCTACGACAGTCCTCGGGGCCACCGCCCGGGTCGTCCATAGCGGCACCGACGTGGGAGAGGGGCTGGGGCGCACCGAAGAGGGCGGCGGCGTGGCTCTGCTCGTGTTCCCTCAGGATTTCAGTGAGAAGATCCTCGGGGGCGAGCCCGGCACCATCGAGATCCACTGGATCATGAGGGGCTTGGGCATGATGGATTTCATCTCCTCGGCCCCGGTCGAGGGCGCAATTTCGGCGGTGAATCAAGCGATCACAGCCGCGCTCCTCGAAGGGAGCATCCCCCTAAACCCCGAGGTGATCCTGAACCCCACAACGCGGACTGACACCACATTGGTCAAGGGGAAGACGATCGCCGGGGTTTCCCCGACTGCCATCTCGAACACGCTCATGTCCCAATCCATCATGATCCCCCTCCTGGTGATGATGCTCATGATGATGGCCGGGAGCACGGTGATCTCCTCGATGGGGCTGGAGAAGGAGAGCAAAACCCTGGAGACCCTGCTCACCATGCCGGTGAGCCGGAGCTCGATCGTCACCGGGAAGATCGTGGGGAGCGCCCTGGTGGGCCTGGTCATGGCCCTCATCTACATGCTCGGCTTCAGCTTCTACATGCGGTCGTTCCAGATGGGGGCGATCGACCTCGGCCAGTACGGGTTGGCCCTTGGACTTTTGGATTACGTTCTGGTGGGGGGGTCCCTATTCTTGGCGCTTCTGGCAGGCCTTGCTCTGTGCATCGTGCTCGGAACCTTCGCCCGAGACTACCGCAGCGCACAGACCCTGCTCTTCCCCATCACCGCCATGGCCATGATCCCGATGTTCCTCATCATGTTCAAGGACTTCGCTACCGTGTCGCTTGGACTACAAGCTGTCCTGTTTGTGATCCCCTTCTCCCACCCCATGATGGCCATCCGCGCCCTCATGTTCGACGAATACCCATTGGTGCTCGGGGGGATCGCCTACTCGGCCGTCTTCTCGGCGGTGGTCATCGCCGTGGCGGTCCGCATCTTCAAGAGCGACCGGCTCTTGACCGGGGGCGAGAAAAGCCGGAGGGCGGCGCGAGCCAGGTGCCGTACCCCCTAG
- a CDS encoding OFA family MFS transporter — protein sequence MEEMRVLGLPAEKGRWGYVALGFVANVCMGAVYAFSVFRKPLEELWGISATSSGLPFMVFLAVFALGMALAGGLVERWGPRKTGILGGILVGLGWILAGFSPNIGVLTVFYGVIAGAGVGVAYGCPIAVAGRWFPDRRGLAVGLTLAGFGASALVVAPIMNALISAHGPLRTFLVLGVAFLVVMVLTSLPMVFPPAGWRVASPQGKAAPSALDLDRREMVRRPTFWALWGTYTIGCLAGLMAIGIAAPFGQEVANLSAGLSAAAVSVFAVFNGVGRPLFGWLTDRLTPRYASTLSFVLIFLAALLLWRAGGSQVAYFVGFSLLWLNLGGWLAIAPAATATLFGTAHYAENYGLVFTSYGVGAIVGNVMSGLLHDLSSYVAVFPPVMALAAVGIVVALVGLRPPMKKGS from the coding sequence ATGGAGGAGATGCGGGTGCTGGGACTGCCGGCGGAGAAGGGCCGGTGGGGGTACGTGGCGCTGGGGTTCGTGGCCAACGTGTGCATGGGAGCGGTCTACGCGTTCAGCGTATTCCGGAAGCCGCTGGAGGAGCTGTGGGGGATCAGCGCGACCTCAAGTGGCCTCCCGTTCATGGTCTTCCTCGCCGTGTTCGCCCTCGGGATGGCGCTCGCAGGGGGGCTCGTCGAGCGGTGGGGGCCGCGGAAGACGGGGATCCTCGGGGGCATCCTCGTCGGGCTGGGCTGGATCCTCGCGGGTTTCTCTCCCAACATCGGGGTTCTGACGGTCTTCTACGGGGTGATCGCGGGAGCGGGGGTCGGTGTGGCGTACGGTTGCCCGATCGCCGTGGCCGGGAGATGGTTCCCTGACCGGCGAGGCCTGGCGGTGGGGCTCACCCTTGCCGGGTTCGGTGCCTCGGCCCTCGTCGTCGCCCCGATCATGAACGCCCTCATCTCCGCCCACGGCCCGCTCCGCACGTTCCTCGTCCTCGGGGTGGCGTTCCTCGTGGTCATGGTCCTCACTTCCCTACCGATGGTGTTCCCTCCCGCCGGGTGGAGGGTGGCCTCCCCGCAGGGGAAGGCCGCGCCCTCTGCGCTCGACCTCGACCGCCGCGAGATGGTGCGGAGGCCCACGTTCTGGGCCCTGTGGGGCACGTACACCATCGGGTGCCTCGCGGGCCTGATGGCGATCGGCATCGCTGCGCCATTCGGTCAGGAGGTGGCCAACCTCTCAGCAGGGCTGTCCGCGGCCGCCGTGTCGGTGTTCGCCGTGTTCAACGGGGTGGGACGACCTCTGTTCGGCTGGCTGACGGACCGCCTCACCCCGCGCTACGCGAGCACGCTCTCGTTCGTGCTCATCTTCCTCGCCGCCCTCCTCCTGTGGCGGGCTGGGGGGAGCCAGGTCGCGTACTTCGTGGGGTTCAGCCTGCTGTGGCTCAACCTCGGGGGGTGGCTCGCCATCGCCCCGGCCGCGACGGCGACCCTGTTCGGCACCGCCCACTACGCCGAGAACTACGGGCTCGTGTTCACCTCGTACGGGGTGGGGGCGATCGTGGGGAACGTGATGTCGGGCCTCCTCCATGACCTGAGCTCGTACGTCGCCGTGTTCCCGCCCGTGATGGCCCTCGCCGCAGTGGGGATCGTCGTCGCGCTCGTGGGGCTTCGCCCTCCCATGAAGAAGGGGTCCTAG
- a CDS encoding ABC transporter ATP-binding protein → MQAVEVRDLRKDYGAQKAVQGISFDVREGEIFGLIGPNGAGKTTTLRVVATLLRMTSGSVRVFGHDVATESDAVRRIISYLPEEAGAYRNLTGRAYLEFIARFFGNGEKVKQMVERGVEIADLGERINDKISTLSKGMTRRLLVGRALMTEPKLAVLDEPTAGLDVINAREIRGIIRNSTKEGSAVLLSSHNMLEVELLCDRIALIHEGRIVETGTPAELKEKYEAGNIEDVFAEVVKWASATS, encoded by the coding sequence ATGCAGGCGGTGGAAGTGAGGGATCTCCGCAAGGATTACGGCGCCCAGAAGGCGGTCCAGGGGATATCCTTTGACGTTCGGGAGGGGGAGATCTTCGGGCTCATCGGCCCCAACGGCGCCGGCAAGACCACCACGTTGAGGGTCGTGGCCACGCTCCTTAGGATGACCTCCGGCTCCGTCCGGGTGTTCGGCCACGACGTGGCAACGGAATCCGACGCCGTGCGGAGGATCATAAGCTACCTCCCCGAGGAGGCCGGGGCCTACAGGAACCTCACCGGCCGTGCGTATCTGGAGTTCATCGCCCGGTTCTTCGGAAACGGGGAGAAGGTGAAGCAGATGGTGGAACGGGGGGTGGAGATCGCGGACCTGGGCGAGCGGATCAACGACAAGATCTCCACCCTGAGCAAAGGGATGACGCGGCGGCTGCTCGTGGGTCGGGCGCTGATGACGGAACCCAAGCTCGCGGTGTTGGATGAGCCCACCGCGGGGCTGGATGTCATCAATGCCCGGGAGATCCGGGGGATCATCCGAAACTCCACCAAGGAAGGGAGCGCCGTGCTCCTGTCATCGCACAACATGCTCGAGGTGGAGCTCCTCTGCGACCGGATCGCCCTCATCCACGAGGGGAGGATCGTGGAGACGGGAACGCCCGCCGAGCTCAAGGAGAAGTACGAGGCGGGGAACATCGAGGACGTGTTTGCCGAGGTGGTGAAATGGGCATCCGCAACATCATAG
- a CDS encoding bifunctional 5,10-methylenetetrahydrofolate dehydrogenase/5,10-methenyltetrahydrofolate cyclohydrolase, whose product MGRILSGEEIAAQIKAELRTRVADLARKGIVPGLAIVRVGEDPSSASYVRQKERAAQGLGLLSTTTVLPTRTSEDELLAVVSSLNEDPRFHGVLVQLPLPPDLSPERVCGTVAPAKDVDCLHPENIGRLVRGDPYLLPCTPHAVQQILHRSGYPPAGKHVVIVGRSALVGRPLSILLSQKGPAGDATVTLCHSATPDLGAFTHQADILVVAVGRPRLVTADMVRAGAVVIDVGVNRVDDPTAPKGYRLVGDTEYEAVGKVAAAITPVPGGVGPVTVAMLLGNTVAACEAQAQPAR is encoded by the coding sequence GTGGGACGGATTCTCTCCGGGGAGGAGATCGCGGCCCAGATCAAGGCTGAGCTCCGGACGCGGGTCGCGGATCTAGCGCGGAAGGGGATCGTCCCCGGGCTGGCCATCGTCCGGGTGGGGGAGGACCCGAGTTCGGCCTCGTACGTCCGCCAGAAGGAGAGGGCGGCACAAGGGTTGGGCCTCCTCTCCACCACGACGGTCCTCCCCACGAGGACGTCGGAGGACGAGCTCTTGGCCGTGGTCTCCTCCCTGAACGAAGACCCTCGCTTCCACGGGGTCCTCGTCCAGCTCCCGCTGCCCCCCGATCTATCCCCGGAGCGCGTGTGCGGGACGGTGGCTCCGGCAAAGGATGTGGACTGCCTCCATCCCGAGAACATCGGCCGGCTCGTCCGCGGGGATCCGTACCTCCTCCCCTGTACCCCGCACGCGGTTCAGCAGATCCTTCACCGCAGCGGCTACCCTCCGGCGGGGAAACACGTGGTGATCGTGGGGCGGAGCGCCCTCGTCGGGCGGCCGCTGTCGATCCTCCTCTCCCAGAAGGGGCCGGCGGGGGATGCAACGGTGACCCTGTGCCATTCAGCGACGCCTGACTTGGGGGCATTCACCCACCAGGCGGACATCCTCGTGGTGGCGGTGGGGCGGCCGCGGCTGGTCACGGCGGACATGGTCCGCGCGGGGGCGGTGGTGATCGACGTTGGGGTGAACCGGGTGGATGACCCCACGGCACCGAAGGGGTACCGACTGGTGGGGGACACGGAGTACGAGGCCGTTGGCAAGGTGGCGGCCGCCATCACCCCTGTCCCGGGAGGGGTAGGACCGGTGACGGTGGCGATGCTCCTTGGCAACACCGTGGCCGCCTGTGAAGCGCAGGCCCAACCGGCGAGGTGA
- a CDS encoding Fur family transcriptional regulator gives MTRAVDMFETFLRRRGLHVTRSRRAVVEAVFALPAHFEAADLWAALRGVVSSAATVYRTLELLEEAGLVRRVSFGEAHAHYEHVLGREDHGHLVCRRCGRVVEFSDPALKKVVTEAAARHEFTLAEVVVQGYGVCPACRAAEL, from the coding sequence ATGACCCGTGCGGTGGACATGTTCGAGACCTTCCTCAGGCGGCGGGGCCTCCACGTCACCCGGTCGCGGCGGGCCGTGGTCGAGGCTGTGTTCGCCCTCCCCGCCCACTTCGAGGCGGCGGACCTGTGGGCCGCCCTGCGGGGCGTGGTCTCGTCGGCGGCCACGGTGTACCGCACCCTGGAACTCCTCGAGGAGGCGGGGCTCGTGCGCCGCGTGTCGTTCGGCGAGGCCCACGCCCACTACGAGCACGTGCTGGGGCGGGAGGACCACGGCCACCTCGTGTGCCGCCGGTGCGGGCGGGTGGTGGAGTTCTCCGACCCGGCGCTGAAGAAGGTGGTGACCGAGGCCGCGGCGCGCCACGAGTTCACGCTCGCGGAGGTCGTCGTGCAGGGGTACGGGGTGTGCCCAGCATGCCGGGCCGCGGAGCTATAA
- a CDS encoding MATE family efflux transporter → MAKQRERKIEQGLVDGRLSRSIWKLAAPMIVTGALQDLFSMVDLFFVGGLGHVEVAALSIAGTVVAILMMLVQGIAVGTMAVISHYTGEKNYEMSDDVLGQTFILSVIGAGIMLLTALFLVEPLLQLFGATGDVLLYAAEYLRINFAFSIAIFLAVGMEYALRGSGDARTPLYALIIANILNIILDPMFIMGYGPFPAMGVAGSALATVLTRGIGVVVLFAHLLFGHSTLRLRLRCLKPNFPLLKRIVSIGSFASLQVLVREISFLFLMRLVTSFGDVTLAAYGIGSRIRTAIMVPGSGFASAAAVLVGQNLGAENPERATQSAWRAVLYYEYIAVPVALSFLIFAPTIVGAFNDHPEVIAIGSSFLRYLAVTFPFLTFSLVLSQAMNGAGDTRTPTIINAIGQLGFRIPVAYLFARGVGLGPTGIWLGINASDIVQGIGMALVFRTGRWKDVFVKHRGRLAREAGPGEVPPEPPIGQ, encoded by the coding sequence ATGGCGAAGCAACGAGAGCGAAAGATCGAACAGGGCCTCGTAGACGGCCGGCTTTCTCGGTCCATTTGGAAACTGGCCGCCCCGATGATCGTGACCGGGGCTCTACAGGACCTCTTTTCAATGGTAGATTTGTTTTTCGTGGGGGGATTGGGACATGTTGAAGTAGCTGCCCTTTCGATTGCCGGGACGGTTGTCGCCATACTGATGATGTTGGTGCAGGGGATTGCCGTGGGGACAATGGCCGTCATTTCCCACTACACTGGGGAAAAGAACTACGAGATGTCGGACGATGTCCTCGGGCAAACGTTCATCCTCAGTGTCATCGGGGCCGGCATCATGCTGCTCACGGCGCTCTTCTTGGTCGAACCGCTCCTCCAGCTCTTCGGTGCCACGGGCGACGTCTTGCTCTACGCCGCGGAGTACCTCCGCATCAACTTCGCCTTTTCCATTGCGATCTTCCTTGCGGTGGGAATGGAATACGCTCTACGCGGCTCCGGAGATGCCAGGACTCCTTTGTATGCGCTGATCATCGCAAACATCCTCAACATCATCCTTGACCCAATGTTCATCATGGGATATGGCCCCTTCCCGGCAATGGGCGTAGCAGGCTCGGCCTTAGCAACGGTTCTCACCCGAGGGATTGGCGTCGTGGTGCTCTTCGCCCATCTCCTCTTCGGACACTCCACGCTTCGGTTGCGGCTCAGATGTCTCAAACCCAACTTCCCGTTGCTCAAAAGAATCGTGAGCATCGGCTCCTTTGCGTCGCTTCAGGTCCTCGTCCGGGAGATCTCGTTCCTCTTTCTGATGCGTCTGGTCACCTCGTTTGGGGATGTCACCCTGGCAGCATATGGAATCGGATCACGTATCAGAACAGCCATCATGGTGCCCGGTTCGGGATTTGCCAGTGCGGCGGCGGTGCTGGTCGGGCAGAACCTGGGGGCAGAAAACCCGGAACGAGCCACACAATCTGCCTGGCGCGCTGTGCTGTACTACGAATACATCGCGGTCCCAGTAGCCTTGTCCTTCCTGATCTTTGCGCCAACGATCGTGGGGGCCTTCAACGACCACCCCGAGGTCATCGCGATTGGCAGCTCGTTCCTGCGCTATCTTGCTGTGACGTTCCCGTTTCTTACCTTCTCGCTCGTGCTTTCCCAGGCCATGAACGGCGCGGGCGACACCCGAACGCCCACCATCATCAATGCCATCGGCCAACTCGGTTTCCGGATACCGGTCGCCTATCTCTTCGCCCGGGGGGTTGGATTGGGCCCCACGGGCATCTGGCTCGGCATCAATGCCTCCGACATTGTGCAGGGCATTGGGATGGCCCTTGTCTTCCGCACTGGGCGCTGGAAGGACGTGTTCGTGAAACATAGGGGCAGACTGGCCCGCGAGGCGGGGCCCGGTGAAGTCCCCCCCGAGCCCCCGATCGGGCAGTAA
- a CDS encoding formate--tetrahydrofolate ligase, with protein MAYDPTVLADWQIAAEAEKGMPSPAEWRRRLGLKEDEVLPYGRVAKLDSRRILNRRHARPAGKYIEITAITPTPLGEGKTTTTLGLIEGLARRGMDAGGAIRQPSGGPSMNIKGTAAGGGNALLIPMTEFTMGLTGDIDALTNAHNLALVALTARLHHEANYTDEGLAKRGLKRLDIDPRRVEMKWALDFCAQALRQIVIGLGGKENGVPMESGFQISVSSELMAILAIAHDLGDLRARVGEMTVAYDKRGNPITCDDLEVGGAMAAWMRNALHPTLCATVEYQPVLVHAGPFANIAVGQSSILADRVGLALWDYHVTESGFGADIGFEKFWNVKCRLSGLAPQVSVITATIRALKMHGGGPRVVPGKPLPKAYQEEGLALVERGVANLLHHIAIVRKSGVNPVVCINRFPTDTDAEVGLVRRHVEAAGARCAVGEHWRRGGEGALELADAVIEAGEEPAEFRFLYPPEMPLRQRVDRIAREVYGADGVSWAPAAEEKAKAFESDPRFRDYATMMVKTHLSLSHDPDRKGVPTGWVLPIRDVLLFSGARFLCPVAGTIALMPGTGSDPAFRRIDVDAETGEVRGLF; from the coding sequence ATGGCGTACGATCCGACGGTGCTGGCAGATTGGCAGATCGCGGCCGAGGCGGAGAAGGGGATGCCGTCCCCTGCCGAGTGGCGGAGGAGGCTCGGCCTTAAGGAAGACGAAGTCCTCCCCTACGGCCGGGTCGCCAAACTCGATTCCCGCCGGATCCTCAACCGGCGGCATGCCCGGCCGGCCGGGAAGTACATCGAGATCACCGCCATCACCCCGACCCCGCTTGGCGAGGGGAAGACGACGACCACCCTCGGCCTCATCGAGGGCCTCGCCCGGCGCGGGATGGACGCAGGAGGGGCGATCCGTCAGCCATCAGGCGGCCCCTCGATGAACATCAAGGGCACGGCCGCGGGGGGAGGAAACGCACTCCTCATCCCGATGACCGAGTTCACGATGGGCCTCACGGGGGACATCGACGCGCTCACGAACGCCCACAACTTGGCGCTGGTCGCCCTCACCGCGCGCCTGCACCACGAGGCGAACTACACCGATGAGGGGCTGGCGAAGCGCGGCCTCAAGCGGCTCGACATCGATCCGCGGCGGGTGGAAATGAAATGGGCGCTGGATTTTTGCGCCCAGGCCCTCCGCCAGATCGTGATCGGCCTGGGGGGGAAGGAGAACGGGGTCCCGATGGAATCAGGGTTCCAAATCTCTGTTTCCTCTGAACTGATGGCGATCTTAGCCATCGCCCACGACCTCGGGGACCTACGGGCGCGGGTCGGGGAGATGACCGTGGCCTACGATAAACGGGGGAATCCCATCACCTGCGACGACCTCGAGGTGGGGGGAGCGATGGCAGCCTGGATGCGGAACGCCCTTCATCCCACCCTCTGCGCGACGGTCGAATACCAACCTGTCCTCGTTCACGCCGGACCGTTTGCGAACATCGCCGTTGGCCAGTCCTCGATCCTCGCCGACCGGGTGGGCCTCGCGCTGTGGGACTACCACGTGACCGAGAGCGGGTTCGGGGCCGACATTGGGTTCGAGAAGTTCTGGAACGTCAAGTGCCGCCTGAGCGGCCTTGCCCCGCAGGTGTCGGTGATCACGGCCACGATCCGGGCCCTGAAGATGCACGGCGGCGGACCACGGGTCGTGCCGGGGAAACCGCTCCCCAAGGCGTATCAAGAGGAGGGCCTCGCTCTCGTGGAGCGTGGCGTGGCGAACCTCCTCCACCACATCGCGATCGTGCGCAAGTCAGGCGTGAACCCGGTGGTGTGCATCAACCGCTTCCCCACGGATACGGATGCGGAGGTGGGCCTCGTGCGGCGGCACGTGGAGGCCGCCGGCGCGCGGTGCGCCGTGGGCGAGCACTGGCGGAGGGGGGGGGAAGGGGCGCTCGAACTGGCCGATGCTGTGATCGAGGCGGGCGAGGAGCCCGCGGAGTTCCGGTTCCTGTACCCCCCGGAGATGCCGCTCCGGCAGCGGGTGGACCGGATCGCCCGCGAAGTGTACGGGGCGGACGGGGTCTCCTGGGCCCCCGCGGCGGAGGAGAAGGCCAAGGCGTTCGAGTCCGATCCGAGGTTCCGCGACTACGCAACGATGATGGTGAAGACTCACCTCTCGCTCTCCCACGATCCCGACCGGAAGGGGGTGCCCACGGGATGGGTTCTTCCCATCCGGGATGTGCTCCTCTTCTCCGGGGCGCGGTTCCTGTGTCCGGTGGCGGGGACGATCGCCCTCATGCCCGGCACCGGGTCCGACCCCGCGTTCCGTCGGATCGACGTGGACGCGGAGACGGGTGAGGTCCGCGGGCTGTTCTAG